In Granulicella mallensis MP5ACTX8, the sequence AACAGTGCGATTATGGGAAGGATTTACCCGCAAACTGGCTTATTTGGTTTAGCATCGTCCCAGACGCATGATTATGTATTCAAGTGCTTTGAACATTCAACGCATGCGGGGTTAAACTGCTTTGCCACTCTTCTCTAAATGTCCGGCAACAAGCTCCAGCCAGGGCGAATTCCATCGCTCCGCTCGCAGTCTTGTCTTTGCCTCCGGGATTGCGGCTTTCGGCACACCTCTCTTTGCCGTCACAGCGTCCGCACAGTCTCCCACCAACATCTTTGCGCCCGCCGCGACACCAGCGCATTCCATCTTCGGACTTTCGATGCTGGTGCTTTCGGTTACCTTTGCCATCTTTCTTATTGTCGGAGGGTTGCTGCTCTATGCGTTGATTCGCTACCGGCATCGCCCCACGGACTCCGAGCACGAACCGGCGCAGATCTATGGCAGCAACCAGATTGAGCTCTCCTGGACGGTCATTCCCATCCTGATCGTCGTGATGCTCTTCCTGTCCACCACGCGTGTCATCCTCAGGACCGAAGCGATTCCCAAGCCCGACAACACCATGGATGTAACGGTGATCGGACATCAGTTCTGGTGGGAGTATCGCTACCCGAAGCTGGGAATCGTCACGGCCAACGAGCTTCACATCCCCATCAGTGATAAGACGAGCCCTAAGCCGACCTATCTCACGATGTCGTCCACCGATGTGTCCCATAGTTTCTGGGTACCGCGCCTGGCAGGAAAGATGGACGTTATCCCCAACCGGGTCAATACCATGTGGATGGACCCCACCGAACCAGGACTGTATCTCGGCCAGTGCGCCCAGTACTGCGGAACCCAGCACGCAAAGATGCTGCTGCGAGTCTACGCGCAGTCCCCTGAAGACTTCGAGGCCTGGGTTAAACAGCAGCAAAAACCCGCACAGCATGAGTTCCCCGGCAATCCTGCCGCCACCGAAGGACAGACCGTATTCATGCATAATGCCTGCATCAACTGCCATACGGTCTCGGGGTCAGCAGCGACAGGAAGGTTTGGGCCCGATCTCTCCCACCTTGCCAGCCGCGACACTTTTGCCTCCGGAGCGGTCAAGAATACTCCGGAAAACCTGAGGAAGTGGATCGACAATCCAGATTCGATGAAACCCGGTTCGTTGATGCCGCCCATGCACTTGAACGAACATGATCTGAACGTGATTACCGCCTATCTCACAGAGCTTCACTAGAAGGAAGCGCAGCATAATGGCAACCCCGGTGATGGAAGCAATCGATCAAACGCAGTCTCCCCCGCAGGGCCCCCCAAGGCCGAATGTGATCTATGCGTGGCTGACAACGGTCGATCATAAAAAAATCGGCCTGATGTACATCGCCTACGCGCTGGTGTTTCTCCTTGTCGGCGGCGTTGAAGCGGTGTTGATGCGCATTCAACTCGCGGTTCCCAATAATCATTTTGTGTCGCCGCAGGTCTTCAACCAGCTCTTCACCATGCACGGCACGACGATGGTGTTCTTCGTCGGCATGCCGATCCTGTTCGGGTTTGGGAATTACCTGGTTCCCCTGATGATCGGAGCCCGGGACATGGCGTTCCCACGGCTCAATGCGTTCAGCTTCTGGGTCTCCGCCTTTGCCGGACTGCTGCTCTACTTCAGCTACTTCGGCGCAAGCGGTCTCTATGCCGCCGGTTCAGC encodes:
- the coxB gene encoding cytochrome c oxidase subunit II; translation: MPLFSKCPATSSSQGEFHRSARSLVFASGIAAFGTPLFAVTASAQSPTNIFAPAATPAHSIFGLSMLVLSVTFAIFLIVGGLLLYALIRYRHRPTDSEHEPAQIYGSNQIELSWTVIPILIVVMLFLSTTRVILRTEAIPKPDNTMDVTVIGHQFWWEYRYPKLGIVTANELHIPISDKTSPKPTYLTMSSTDVSHSFWVPRLAGKMDVIPNRVNTMWMDPTEPGLYLGQCAQYCGTQHAKMLLRVYAQSPEDFEAWVKQQQKPAQHEFPGNPAATEGQTVFMHNACINCHTVSGSAATGRFGPDLSHLASRDTFASGAVKNTPENLRKWIDNPDSMKPGSLMPPMHLNEHDLNVITAYLTELH